The Flavobacterium sp. K5-23 genome segment GAGTAGTTTTTTATCATAGTTTTATAATTTGAGTATAGTAAGTGAATGTATCTGAATTTAAGCTAACTAAATATTGTGATGTCGGTAAATTTGATAAATCAACACTGAGTACTGTATCAATTGCATTTTTCTTTCCTTCAAAAACTAAACGTCCGCTAACATCATAAACATAGATCATTATTGGTTCAGTAATAGGTTTAGAAAAATGAAAGTTAATAGTATTTGTAAATGGATTGGGGTACGTTTTAGTAGAAATAAAATCTACAACATTAGAAGAAATATAGTCATTCCAAACGCTTTGCTGAAATCCTTGGTTAATAAAATATTTATTGCTTTTCGAATTCCCAATTATACTTTGCTGACCTATTGTTTGCCTTACAACTACCCCATTAGACAGCACCTTTGTATCTCCTTGTGAAGACAACATCTGATGATGCAAAACTTGACCATAGAAAGTAGCAGAAAAAAATAACAACAAATATTTCATGTGACTCATATTTAATTAATATTAAAATATTCTAATAAGCAAAAGTTAATTTATTAAAAAATTCAATAAACATCGAGTAAATACAAAAAAATTCGTTTAAACACGTTTTTTTATAATATTAGCAGCTAAATTCTTATTTAATAATTCATAAATAAAACAGTAATTCCTACAAAACAAAAAAGGCTCAACCGTTGAGGTTGAGCCTTTTACATATTTTATAAATAATTTATTTTTTATAATACTTTCTATATTTAGGATACGTTATCGCTCCTATAAAAGATATTGTTCCTAGAGAATACCAAATCCAGTCTAAAGAATGAGCTTCACCACTTGCATAAGAGTGTAAACCAACTAAGTGAAAGTTTACTCCATAATAGGTAAATAAAATCGAAATAAAAGCGAACATACTCATCAAGTTAAAAGTCCACTTCCCTCTTAAAGAAGGAACAAAACGTGCATGAATCACAAATGCATAAACCATAATACTGATTAAAGCCCAAGTTTCTTTTGGGTCCCAACCCCAATAACGTCCCCAACTTTCATTGGCCCATTGCCCTCCTAAAAAGTTCCCTATAGACAACATAATCAATCCAACGGTTAAAGCCATCTCATTGATGTAAGTTATCTCTTTTAGATTTAAATCCATTGTAGCTTTGTTCTTGTCATTAGTGAAAAAGATTAATAACAAGGAAACAAATCCTAATATCATACCCAATGCAAATGGTCCATAACTAGCCACAATAATAGCAACGTGAATCATTAACCAATAAGAATTCAATACCGGCTGTAAATTAGCAATTTCAGGATCAATCCAGTTTTGGTATGCTGCCCAAAGAATCATAGCTGTTACAAATGCGGAAGAAGCCACAGTCAGTTTAGATTTAATATCGAATGCTAAACCAAAAAACATAGTCGCCCAGGAAATATAAATAATAGATTCATAGGCATTACTCCATGGCGCATGTCCTGAAATATACCATCGAGCAATAAGCCCTACTGTATGCAAAACAAATAATAATCCTATTATAACATGCATTGTATTAACGGCTATAGCTAATGCTTTTCGCTCTTTGAAAATTCTTAATATTGTAAAAGTCAACATTAGAATAGAAGCAAAAATATACCAATACGGAAGTTTTTGAAAAACATCATATTTATTATACAACACCTCAGCAGTTATCTTTTCTTCACTTGGTCTTACTTTACTTCCAAACTTTTTCTGAAAACCATTAATGCTTCCTAATAATTCATCGGCATTAGTATAATCATTAGTTTGAGAAGCATTGTTTAAAGTCCCAAAATATAGAGGTAAAATGCTTTTAGTATAAGTAGAATCCATTCCTTTCAAACCTGAATGTTCTAACTCTAGGTAAGAAATCCATTTGTTGTTTGGGTCATTAGGAATTGGGAAAATCTTTAAGATACTACCACTTAAAGCCGCTTCCATTAAGTTTACTTTCTTATCAGTTTCAATAAAACCCTTCTCAAAGTTATTAGGATTCGCTGCTTTATAAGCATCGTCTAAATAAGGTGACAATTTATAATTTCCTTTTTCATCAAAAAAGGCGATAAAAGGAGCGTATTCAGCCTTCGAATCTATTCCGATAATTTTGCGAATGCTGTCATTTTCTTTTTTGATGTAAATCAAAGGTACTTCTATCCAGTATTTAGCATATTGAGACATCGATAAAAATACCTGATCTGAATTCATTCCTTTAAAAGTATTGCTGTGGCTTACTTTACGCAACAATTCAGATGAGAATGTATTTATTGGCTTCATACGTCCGCCAGCATCCTGAACAACCAGTCTACCAAATTTAGCCGCATGTGCTTCCTTAACTTTAAATTTATTCAATAAAGAATCCAGTTGTTTCTCCGTAGGTGCAATTCTAATATGCGAACTACTTTCCTTGTGATCTGCATGCCCACCGTCTTTATCATGTGCGTGATCATGAGTTTGAGAAAAACCTTGAAAACTTAATAACAATACTAAAATTGTCAATAGTTTCGCTTTTTTAGTTTTTACCACTTCCAATTTTCTTTTTATATCAGCAAAACGAGAATGCTTAGTAAACAATATGGCTGTCATAGCGAAAAACAACATGAAATATCCGAAATAAGTTATCCATGTACCCCAAAAATCGTGATTAACAGATAACACAGTTCCTTTTTCATCTGGATCAAATGAAGACTGGAAGAAACGGTATCCATCGTGGTCCAAAACGTTATTCATATATATTCGGGCGTCAAAAGGTTTAATAGGGTCTTGAACCGTAACCTGGCTTTCAAAAGAAGAGTAGCTTTTTTCAGTTCCAGGATATTTTGAAGCAATGAAATCGTTCAATTTTATTTTAAAAGGCAAAACATAAGCCTTACTACCGTAGAAAAAAGTATATTCTATTTTACCAATTTTTACTGTTTGTGGCTCTCCCGTTCTACCTTTAGAACCTAAAACGGTTACTTCTTTTTCCTGACCTTCGGCTTTAACTTTAACAACTAAAGCGTCTTCGTTGTTTTTAGCTTTAAAATCATTTTTTGATTCATAAGCAATAACTCCTTTTACAGCAGGATCTGGAAATACAAATCGCATTTCTCCAATACTGTAAAGCGAACGCATCATTAAAGGTTGTACATTATCCTTAGTAACCTCTCCTTGAAATTTATCTGCCATTCGCATAAAATTTCCTTCAAATGGAGTTTGAATTGTATAAGCATTTCCTGTCGTTGTAATATTTATGGCTCCTTCAGTTGGGATATTTAGAGCAAATAAAGTGTTGTGGATATTCTGAACTTCCCCTTCCTTAAGAAAATGTTCCTCACGCCCTCCGTCTCCTGCTTCAACCAGTTTTAAATATAGAATACCATTATTATCCGCCTTAACTGTTTCTTTGGCGCCCATAATGAAATTTTCATAGCTCACTTCAAATTTAGTATCGGCAAATTGGTCAGAAATAGAAAAATTATTATTGGTAACAGGGGAAAGCAAAACTTTTTTCTCAAAAACCCTACGTTTCATTTCACCCTTATATTCTCCATCCACAAAGATTGTCAAAAAGGTTTTATCCGAATAAAATTGATTTTCGGCAGCTCCTTCACGAATAGGCATCATCCCTTCGAAACTAATGTATCGTGTTACAAATGCACCCAAAAGAATAAAAACAAAAGCCAAATGGAGTAATAATGTAGCCCATTTTTCTTTTTTGAATAATTGGTATCGTTTTATATTCCCAATAAAATTGATCATAAAAAATACCATTATCACTTCAAACCACCAAGAGTTATAAACCAGAATTCGTGCTGTATCAGTGTTATACTTGCTCTCTATAAAAGTTCCTGCTCCCATTGCAATTGCAAAAGTCAGAAAAAGAACAGCCATTAATCGTGTGGAAAACAAAATTGAAAATATATTTTTATTCATTTGTAAGGAATTACGTTTTATAAAAGTGCGACAAAAGTACTTAAAATTGTTGACTTGTATATTCGCTTTTTTGTTAATTTAACACAAAAAATAAGCTTTCCTTACCTTCTAAAACCATATAAAACTATTTGCGGCATTGAATCGAAATCATTCCTGTATAAAGCTATAAAGACAACGCTTTTTTTTTTAATTTTGTCGAATGATTAAAGTAACAATAATAGGCTCAGGAAATGTAGCCCAACACTTGATTAGAGCTTTCAGTAATATTGAAAATCTGAATTCAACTATTGTATTGACCCAGGTTTTTTCTAGAAACAAAGATATACTTGGTAATGTTCTAGATTCAAGCAAAATAACGGATGATTTAAATACATTAGAAGAAGCTGATTTGTACATTCTAGCAGTTTCTGACGATGCTATTTCCGAAGTATCTACCCAACTCCCCTTTACTAATAGACTTGTAGTTCATACTTCTGGTACAGTTGCTTTAGAAGCTTTGGATAACAAAAACAGGAAAGGCGTTTTTTACCCTTTACAAACTTTTACAAAAAACAAAGCAGTCGATTTTAAAACAATTCCAATTTGCTTAGAAACAAAATTGGAGAATGATTATGCAATTATCGTAGAAGTGGCTAAATCTATTTCGGATGCTGTATTTGAAATACGTACTGAACAAAGAAAGGCATTGCATGTTGCAGCCGTTTTCGTTAATAATTTTACTAATCATTTATACAAAATAGGCGAAGAAATTTGTAACGAACATCAAGTACCTTTTGAGATTCTAAAACCTTTAATAGTAGAAACAGCTCAAAAAATAATGGTACTTTCGCCTGAAAAGGCACAAACAGGGCCTGCAAAACGAAATGACACCAAAACAATTGAAGCGCATCAGGCGTTTTTGTCAAATGAAAATCAATCCACTATTTATAAAATACTAACACAATCAATACAACATAATGGCAAAAAGTTATAAAGAAATAATGAACGACATCACCACTTTTATATTTGATGTTGACGGCGTGCTTACAGACAGTTCCGTATTTGTTACTACTGAAGGAGAAATTCTTAGAACTATGAATATTCGTGACGGTTATGCTATGAAAGCAGCCGTGGAAAGCGGTTATAACGTATGTATTATTTCAGGAGGAAGCAATGAAGGTGTACGTGTTCGTTTGAGAAATCTTGGAATAACTGATATTCATTTAGGGACACCTAATAAGGTTGATACTTTTGATGAATATACTGATTTGTATAATATAAAACCAGAACAAGTGTTATATATGGGAGATGATATTCCTGATTATCATGTTATGAAATTAGTGGGCTTACCTACTTGTCCACAAGACGCAAGTCCTGAAATTAAAGCCATTTCAACTTATATTTCTCACGTAAAAGGAGGAAAAGGAGCTGCTCGCGATGTAATCGAACAAGTGATGAAAGTACAAGGAAAATGGATGGCACATTTTGACGGAAAACTTGATTAAGTTAAGGGTTTAAAAGT includes the following:
- a CDS encoding T9SS type A sorting domain-containing protein, whose product is MKYLLLFFSATFYGQVLHHQMLSSQGDTKVLSNGVVVRQTIGQQSIIGNSKSNKYFINQGFQQSVWNDYISSNVVDFISTKTYPNPFTNTINFHFSKPITEPIMIYVYDVSGRLVFEGKKNAIDTVLSVDLSNLPTSQYLVSLNSDTFTYYTQIIKL
- the ccsA gene encoding cytochrome c biogenesis protein CcsA, giving the protein MNKNIFSILFSTRLMAVLFLTFAIAMGAGTFIESKYNTDTARILVYNSWWFEVIMVFFMINFIGNIKRYQLFKKEKWATLLLHLAFVFILLGAFVTRYISFEGMMPIREGAAENQFYSDKTFLTIFVDGEYKGEMKRRVFEKKVLLSPVTNNNFSISDQFADTKFEVSYENFIMGAKETVKADNNGILYLKLVEAGDGGREEHFLKEGEVQNIHNTLFALNIPTEGAINITTTGNAYTIQTPFEGNFMRMADKFQGEVTKDNVQPLMMRSLYSIGEMRFVFPDPAVKGVIAYESKNDFKAKNNEDALVVKVKAEGQEKEVTVLGSKGRTGEPQTVKIGKIEYTFFYGSKAYVLPFKIKLNDFIASKYPGTEKSYSSFESQVTVQDPIKPFDARIYMNNVLDHDGYRFFQSSFDPDEKGTVLSVNHDFWGTWITYFGYFMLFFAMTAILFTKHSRFADIKRKLEVVKTKKAKLLTILVLLLSFQGFSQTHDHAHDKDGGHADHKESSSHIRIAPTEKQLDSLLNKFKVKEAHAAKFGRLVVQDAGGRMKPINTFSSELLRKVSHSNTFKGMNSDQVFLSMSQYAKYWIEVPLIYIKKENDSIRKIIGIDSKAEYAPFIAFFDEKGNYKLSPYLDDAYKAANPNNFEKGFIETDKKVNLMEAALSGSILKIFPIPNDPNNKWISYLELEHSGLKGMDSTYTKSILPLYFGTLNNASQTNDYTNADELLGSINGFQKKFGSKVRPSEEKITAEVLYNKYDVFQKLPYWYIFASILMLTFTILRIFKERKALAIAVNTMHVIIGLLFVLHTVGLIARWYISGHAPWSNAYESIIYISWATMFFGLAFDIKSKLTVASSAFVTAMILWAAYQNWIDPEIANLQPVLNSYWLMIHVAIIVASYGPFALGMILGFVSLLLIFFTNDKNKATMDLNLKEITYINEMALTVGLIMLSIGNFLGGQWANESWGRYWGWDPKETWALISIMVYAFVIHARFVPSLRGKWTFNLMSMFAFISILFTYYGVNFHLVGLHSYASGEAHSLDWIWYSLGTISFIGAITYPKYRKYYKK
- a CDS encoding Rossmann-like and DUF2520 domain-containing protein, translated to MIKVTIIGSGNVAQHLIRAFSNIENLNSTIVLTQVFSRNKDILGNVLDSSKITDDLNTLEEADLYILAVSDDAISEVSTQLPFTNRLVVHTSGTVALEALDNKNRKGVFYPLQTFTKNKAVDFKTIPICLETKLENDYAIIVEVAKSISDAVFEIRTEQRKALHVAAVFVNNFTNHLYKIGEEICNEHQVPFEILKPLIVETAQKIMVLSPEKAQTGPAKRNDTKTIEAHQAFLSNENQSTIYKILTQSIQHNGKKL
- a CDS encoding HAD family hydrolase, which produces MAKSYKEIMNDITTFIFDVDGVLTDSSVFVTTEGEILRTMNIRDGYAMKAAVESGYNVCIISGGSNEGVRVRLRNLGITDIHLGTPNKVDTFDEYTDLYNIKPEQVLYMGDDIPDYHVMKLVGLPTCPQDASPEIKAISTYISHVKGGKGAARDVIEQVMKVQGKWMAHFDGKLD